The Nocardia sp. BMG51109 nucleotide sequence GCGGTGCGGGCGGCCCGCACGTAGTACAGGCCCTCCACCGCGGTCTCCTTGGCCAGCCGGGCCTGCGCGACCGTGGTCGCCTGGTCGATCTGCGAACCCGCGGCATTGAGCCGCTCACCGGCGTCGGCCAGCGCCTGCTTCGACGCGTCGTCGTTGCCCACCAGGTTGTAGACCTGGCCGCCGAGCCGCTCGGTGAGCCGGCGCGCCTCGGCCTTGGCATCGGCCAGCTGCGTGGCCTGCCGGTTGCGCTGGGCGGAGCGGCCGAAGTACGACATGCCCACGAACACGACGAGTACGAGAACCAGGATGACCAGAAGCGTCGTCACACCGACCAGGGTACGCGGGCGGCGCACCGGCCCTCCGCGGTCGTTCAGCCCGCGACGGCCGTGTCGTAACCGAGCCGGGCCGGGTCGTATTCGTCCGGCCCCGGCTCGGCGTCGTCGAGTTCCGACAGCGCGAAGCGGCGCTTGCCGGCCGTCTTCGCCGAGTACATGGCGCGGTCGGCGCTGCGGAGCAGATCGGAGAAATCGCAGCTGCGGCCCGGCGGGCAGTATGCGGTGCCGACGCTGGCGGACACCGGCACCGGCCCGGCCGAGGCGGGCACCGGATCGTGCAGCGCGCCGAGAATGCGCATGGCCAGCTCGCCCAGCGTATTTCGGCGAGCGGGCAGCGCGAGCACGAACTCGTCACCGCCGTAGCGGCACACCACGGTGTCCTCCGGGCAGGTCGCGCGCAGCCGCCGGGAGATCTCCACCAGCACCTCGTCGCCGACGGAATGGCCGTAACCGTCGTTGATCTGCTTGAAATCGTCCAGGTCGATCAGCAGCAGGCCGACGCCGCGGGAGCGGTCGGTGGCCATCAGCCGCACCTGTTCCTGCAGCAGCGACCGGTTGGCCAGATCGGTCAGCGCGTCGTGGGTGGCCTCGTGCCGCAGCCGATGCTGCAGCGCGGCGATCTCCTGCACCCGCACCGACACCGCCTCCGTCAGGTTGCGTTCCTGCTGGGCGAGCGCGCGCTGCTGCAGCGCCTCCGCGTACGCGTCGATCGCGTGGCTGGCGACGAACGGCCAGCGCGTGGCGACCAGCGACCCCGGACAGCCCGGCGCGAAGCCCAGCAACGCGCGGGTGGTCGGCGCCAGCATGCGGGTCCGGTCGAACGGTCCCTCGGCCAAGCGGCGGCCGATGTCCCGGGCGGGCGCGACCGGAAACGGTTCCGAGCGCGCCAGATCCATCAGCTCATCGATGAGCCCGGCGAAGACCCGTTCCAGTTGCCCGGGCGGTACGGTCAGGCCGCTGCTGCTGTAGACAGCGCGTACCCAGTCCCGTGCGACGGCCGCGACGGCCTGCGTCTCGAAATCGGTGGGCATCGCCGCTCACCTCACGCCGACGCCGTCTGCGCCGGCTCCCCGGCCGGTCACGCCCTCCGGATCGTGCTCACTACCTTGCGGTCCGGTACACCTTCGATGCACGCTCACCGCCCCCTTTCCAGATACCCCCGTCCGGCAAAAAGGATCCTAGCAAGCCACTCGACACCGAAAAGCATGGTTTTACAACCTGTTCCGGTATCTCGCGAATGGCGATCGCCGTTTCATCGCGTCAGAACACCTGGTGTTACACCACTGTTCTGCGTGTCGCGTGGGCGTGTCCGCATATTCGGGCCGGATCGGCGGTTCGGGAGGGTCGCGCAAAAGGCCCACTGCGGCAGCGACATTCGCCAACCGACCGGTCGGAAAAGAATGGAGAAGAGACGCGGGCCGCATCGGCTCCGCCGTGCCTGCGGGGAACCGCGGCCGAGTCGGGATGACAGGATTTGAACCTGCGACCCTCCGCTCCCAAAGCGGATGCGCTACCAAGCTGCGCTACATCCCGTTGCGGAAGCCGCGGGGCCTCCGGGCCGCGGGCGGCTCCTGCCGGAGCGGGCGACGGGAATCGAACCCGCACCATCAGCTTGGAAGGCTGAGGTTCTACCATTGAACTACGCCCGCGCGCATACGACATCGATAGGATCGCCACGATGCCGTCTGCGCCTTGGACTGTACCGAACCCCACTTCCCGAACGCCAATCGCCCGGCGCGTAGCCCGCGTCCGGCTGCCCGGGGGCTCCATAGGCTGTCGCCCTGCGCACGGTGGCGGTGCCCCGGACGGATGTCGGCCCGCCGACCGCGTTCCGGGGCGCACTTCGAGCGCGGGGCGGGCGTCGGCCCGAACGCCTACCGCCGCGCCTTCCGGCAACGCGCGGAACACGTCGCTCGGCACCGCAGCGCGGGCGGTGCGGCAGACTGCGTCCATGAGGTACAGCGCAGGTGTCCTGCTGTTTCGCCGCGAGCCCGAGGCGCGAGTGTTGCTCGGGCACATGGGCGGACCGCTGTGGTCGCGCAAGGACGCGGGTGCCTGGTCGATCCCGAAGGGTGAGTACACGCCGGACGAGGAGGACTCGCAAGCGGCGGCGCGCCGGGAGTTCGCCGAGGAGCTGGGGCTCGAGGTTCCCGGCGGCGACTGGATTCCGCTGGGGGAGGTGCGGTACGGCAGCGGGGGCGGCCGCAAGCAGCTCACGGTGTGGGCGGTCGAGGGCGATCTCGATCCGGCACAGGTGAATCCGGGAACGTTCGAGATGGAATGGCCGCCACGGTCCGGCAGGCTCCGGGAGTTCCCGGAGATCGACCGGGCGGAGTGGTTCGATGTTGTTGCCGCCCAGGAGAAGCTGAGCACCGGGCAGCGGCCGCTGCTGGGCCGCCTCGTCGATCGCCTGAACGAGCCCTGAGCCGATCACCGGCCGCGGCCGCGGAGGAAACGCGCAGTGCGCTTCCAGCGATCTCCCGGTTTCGCCCGGTAGAGATGGGGCGCGTGAAGCACGCAGACCGCACCCGCCGCCGACGAGGCCCGGATCGACGTGATCGACGCCGGGCCGGGCCTGTCGAAGGAGGCCGCGGCCAAGGTGTACGAGCGCTTCTATCGCACCGATTCCTCGCGCACCCGTGTTCCTCGCGCACCCGTGCCAGCGGCGGCACCGGGCTCGGACTGTCGATCGTGCAGGCCCTGGTCACCGCGCACGGCGGCCGGGTGAGCGTGGGCGGCGAGCCCGGGCGGGGCGCGACGTTCACGGTGGTGCTGCCGCGGTCCGCGGAGGATCGGCCGGTCGCCGACCCCTCCGGCGAGTCGGGCCGACCGCCTCCGGTTACAGCCCGCTCGGCCAGGTCGACTAGGCTGATCGGGATGCGATCGGGGGGAACCGACGACGTCACCCCATAGAACCGCCAACCCACAGAACCACCAACCCAGGAACAACGAACAAGGAGCATGTCCGTGAAGAGCACCGTCGAGCAGCTGAGCCCGACCCGGGTCCGCATCAACGTCGAGGTGCCCTTCGAGGAGCTGAAGCCGGACTTCGACAAGGCGTACAAGGCGCTGGCCCAGCAGGTGCGCATTCCCGGCTTCCGTCCGGGCAAGGCCCCCGCCAAGCTGCTGGAGGCCCGCCTGGGCCGCGGCGCGATCCTCGAGCAGGTCGTCAACGACGCGCTGCCGACCAAGTACGGCGAGGCCGTCGAGACCGCCGAGGTCCAGGTGATCGGCCGGCCGGAGATCGAGATCACCAAGATCGAGGACGGCGACGAGCTGGCGTTCACCGCCGAGGTCGACGTCCGCCCGGAGATCACCCTGCCCGATTTCTCCGGCATCGAGGTGACCGTCGACCCGATCTCGGTCGGCGACGAGGACATCGCCGAGCAGCTGGAGTCGCTGCGGCAGCGCTTCGGCACCCTGAAGAGCGTCGATCGACCGGTTCAGGACGGCGACTTCGTCTCCATCGACCTGGAGGCGACCGTGGACGGCGCGAAGGTCGAGGAGGCCTCGACCACCGGCCTGTCGCACGAGGTCGGCTCCGGCCAGCTCATCGAGGGCCTGGACGACACCCTGGCCGGCATGTCGGCCGAGGAGTCCCGGGATTTCACCTCCACGCTGGTCGCCGGTGAGTACGCCGGCAAGGAGGCCACCATCACCGTGACGGTGCAGTCGGTCAAGGAGCGCGAGCTGCCCGAGGCCGACGACGAATTCGCCCAGATGGCCAGCGAATTCGACACCATGGACGAGCTGAAGGACGATCTGCGCAAGCGGGCCGAGCAGGGCAAGAAGGTGGAGCAGGCCGGCGACATCCGCGACAAGGTGCTCGAGGCGCTGCTGGAGCAGACGGAGGTGCCGCTGCCCGAGGGTGCGGTGCAGGGCGAGATCGACGCCGTGCTGCACGACGCGGTGCACGGCTTCGACCACGACGAGGCCAAGTTCGCCGAGGCGCTGGAGGCGCAGGGCTCCTCGCGCGAGGAGTTCGACAAGGACTCCAAGGAGGCCGCCGAGCGTTCGGTGAAGACCCAGCTGCTGCTGGACGCCGTCGCCGAGCAGGAGAACACCGAGGTGGGCCAGCAGGAGCTGACCGAGCGGATCCTGTTCCAGGCGCAGCGCTACGGCATGTCGCCGGAACAGTTCATCCAGCAGGTGCAGCAGGCCGGTCAGCTGGGCGCGATCTTCTCCGACGTCCGCCGCGGCAAGGCGCTGGCCGGCGTCGTGGGCCAGGCCACGGTGACCGACACCGAGGGCAACGCCGTGGACACCGACGAAATGTTCGGCAGCCCGGACGATTCCGAGGCGGACGAGGCCGCCGGGACTGCCGAGGCCGAGGAGACCGCCGACCAGAAGGCGGCGGCGGGCGCCGAGTAACCAGGTCGGCGAAGTTATCAGGGTCGGCGTAGTTATCAAGGCCGGCGTAGCTACCGGGTCGGCGAAGTTTCTGCCGTCAGCGAAGCGAGGGCGGTACCGGGAGTTCGGTGCCGCCCTGCTTCGTTAGGGTTTGTGAAAGCGAAACTGTAGGCGAGAGAGGGCAGGTATCCGTGACAATCAATCAGGCTGTCGCATTCGATCGAGTCGAGCCGGTCATGACATCCCCGACCACTGGGCTCAACCTCAGTGACTCGGTCTTCGAGCGACTGTTGCGCGAGCGCATCATCTTCCTGGGCACCCAGGTCGACGACGACATCGCCAACAAGCTCTGCGCCCAGATCCTGCTCCTGTCGGCGGAGGACCCCACGCGCGACATCTCGCTGTACATCAACTCGCCGGGCGGCTCGGTGACCGCGGGCATGGCCATCTACGACACCATGCAGCTGGTCGAATGCGATATCGCCACCTACGGCCTGGGCCTGGCCGCCTCGATGGGCCAGTTCCTGCTGACCGCGGGCGCCAAGGGCAAGCGCTTCGCGCTGCCGCACGCGCGGATCATGATGCACCAGCCGTCGGCCGGCATCGGCGGTTCGGCCGCCGACATCGCCATCCAGGCCGAGCAGTTCGCGCACACCAAGCGCGAGCTGAACGAACTGCAGGCACACCACACCGGCAAGCCGCTCGAGCAGGTGACCGCCGACGCCGACCGCGACCGCTGGTTCACCGCCGCCGAGGCCCTGGAGTACGGCTTCATCGACAGCGTCATCACGCACGCCCGCCAGGCCACCAACGGCTCCGCCAGCTAGCTCACCGACTCGAGACCTTTTGGAGACGAAGATGACCATCGATCCCCGTGCCGGCCTGTCCGGTGTCGCACCGGCCGGTCCGCAGGCGCGCTACATCCTCCCGTCGTTCATCGAACATTCGAGCTTCGGTGTCAAGGAGTCCAACCCGTACAACAAGCTGTTCGAGGAGCGCATCATCTTCCTCGGCGCCACGGTGGACGACACCTCGGCCAACGACATCATGGCCCAGCTGCTGGTGCTCGAGTCGCTGGATCCCGACCGCGACATCACCATGTACATCAACTCGCCGGGCGGCTCGTTCACGGCGCTGATGGCCATCTACGACACCATGCAGTACGTGCGCGCCGACGTCGCGACCGTCTGCCTGGGCCAGGCCGCCTCGGCCGCCGCGGTCCTGCTGGCCGCCGGCACCCCCGGCAAGCGCGCCTGCCTGCCCAATGCCCGCGTGCTGATCCACCAGCCGTCGCTGGAGGGTGGCATCCAGGGGCAGGTGTCGGACCTGGAGATCCAGGCCGCCGAGATCGAGCGGATGCGCCGCCAGATGGAGAACACCCTCGCCCGGCACACCGGCAGGGACGCCGAGACCATCCGCAAGGACACCGATCGCGACAAGATTCTCACCGCCGAGGAGGCGGTCGAGTACGGCATCATCGACCAGGTGTTCGAGTATCGGAAGCTGAGCGCGCAGACGAAGTGACACGCCGGTCCTCCCGTCGTACGGTCGCAGGATGGCTGCGCGAGCACGAGCGGCCACGGCGGGAGGCGGCTCAGATGAGAAACATGCTCGAGTTGTCGACCTCCGTCGGATCTACCGGGTACGGTCACCCTAGGGACCTTTGCTCGTAGGTTGTCGGCACGGCCGAAGTCCCGAGCGACACTGCCGGAACGCGTTGGAAATTCGATCGGTTCGGACACCGATCCGGACACCGACCGATGGGTGGCGGGTAGCGTTGTT carries:
- a CDS encoding ATP-dependent Clp protease proteolytic subunit; the protein is MTSPTTGLNLSDSVFERLLRERIIFLGTQVDDDIANKLCAQILLLSAEDPTRDISLYINSPGGSVTAGMAIYDTMQLVECDIATYGLGLAASMGQFLLTAGAKGKRFALPHARIMMHQPSAGIGGSAADIAIQAEQFAHTKRELNELQAHHTGKPLEQVTADADRDRWFTAAEALEYGFIDSVITHARQATNGSAS
- the tig gene encoding trigger factor produces the protein MKSTVEQLSPTRVRINVEVPFEELKPDFDKAYKALAQQVRIPGFRPGKAPAKLLEARLGRGAILEQVVNDALPTKYGEAVETAEVQVIGRPEIEITKIEDGDELAFTAEVDVRPEITLPDFSGIEVTVDPISVGDEDIAEQLESLRQRFGTLKSVDRPVQDGDFVSIDLEATVDGAKVEEASTTGLSHEVGSGQLIEGLDDTLAGMSAEESRDFTSTLVAGEYAGKEATITVTVQSVKERELPEADDEFAQMASEFDTMDELKDDLRKRAEQGKKVEQAGDIRDKVLEALLEQTEVPLPEGAVQGEIDAVLHDAVHGFDHDEAKFAEALEAQGSSREEFDKDSKEAAERSVKTQLLLDAVAEQENTEVGQQELTERILFQAQRYGMSPEQFIQQVQQAGQLGAIFSDVRRGKALAGVVGQATVTDTEGNAVDTDEMFGSPDDSEADEAAGTAEAEETADQKAAAGAE
- a CDS encoding GGDEF domain-containing protein, producing the protein MPTDFETQAVAAVARDWVRAVYSSSGLTVPPGQLERVFAGLIDELMDLARSEPFPVAPARDIGRRLAEGPFDRTRMLAPTTRALLGFAPGCPGSLVATRWPFVASHAIDAYAEALQQRALAQQERNLTEAVSVRVQEIAALQHRLRHEATHDALTDLANRSLLQEQVRLMATDRSRGVGLLLIDLDDFKQINDGYGHSVGDEVLVEISRRLRATCPEDTVVCRYGGDEFVLALPARRNTLGELAMRILGALHDPVPASAGPVPVSASVGTAYCPPGRSCDFSDLLRSADRAMYSAKTAGKRRFALSELDDAEPGPDEYDPARLGYDTAVAG
- a CDS encoding ATP-dependent Clp protease proteolytic subunit, producing MTIDPRAGLSGVAPAGPQARYILPSFIEHSSFGVKESNPYNKLFEERIIFLGATVDDTSANDIMAQLLVLESLDPDRDITMYINSPGGSFTALMAIYDTMQYVRADVATVCLGQAASAAAVLLAAGTPGKRACLPNARVLIHQPSLEGGIQGQVSDLEIQAAEIERMRRQMENTLARHTGRDAETIRKDTDRDKILTAEEAVEYGIIDQVFEYRKLSAQTK
- a CDS encoding NUDIX domain-containing protein, which encodes MRYSAGVLLFRREPEARVLLGHMGGPLWSRKDAGAWSIPKGEYTPDEEDSQAAARREFAEELGLEVPGGDWIPLGEVRYGSGGGRKQLTVWAVEGDLDPAQVNPGTFEMEWPPRSGRLREFPEIDRAEWFDVVAAQEKLSTGQRPLLGRLVDRLNEP